The following DNA comes from Rhodospirillaceae bacterium.
GTATCGTTCCTTCGATCGGCGGCAGAATGCGTTTCGGGGCGGCGCCATAGCCCGCCCGCACGACTTCCTGAATGATGATCGAGAGGCCGAACGTCGCCACGATGGAGAGCGCCGCCATGCCGCGGATCGGCTGAATGACCGAGCGCTCGACCAGGGCCCCCAGCAAGAAGCCCAGCAGCGGCACGATCAGGAACGCGAGCCAGTAGTTCCCGGTCGCTTCGAGCACGAACCAGGTGAGGACCGTCCCCACCATGAAAAAATCGCCGTGCGCCAGATTGATGATGTCGAGCAGACCGAAGATGATCGATAGGCCAAGCGCGATCAGCGCAATGATCAATCCCCAGACCAGGCCGTTCAGGGCCAAGGCGATGACAAGATCCATTGGCCGGCTGCTTACCCGAAGCGCTTTCCGCTATGCCGGAACCCGCTTCCGATTACGTCCGCGAGAGAGTTCAGGGTGAGATACAATTGGTAAAGTGTCCCCCGGTTTGAAAAAATGCGCGCAATCGAGGAATTTCCCGATCACCGCGCAAACGGTTCTCCGATTTGGAAAAGCTGGTTTGAACCGGCCCTATGCTGCCTGGACTGCGGCGCGAACCGCCGCCTCGCGCTGGGCCTGACGCTCGCTCGCCGCGGAACGGGCCGCCGCCTCGATGTCTGCGCCCGCCGCTTCCGGCGATCCGGCATCGAACGGCGGCTGCGGATTGTATTCTATTGCGAGTTGTATCTTTTTCGCGACATCCGGGCCGAACAGTTCGCCGGCAACGGTCAGGGCGAAATCGATCCCGGCCGTCACCCCGCCGCCCGAGATGATGTTCCCGTCGATGACGACCCGGGACGGGTCCGGAATCGAGCCAAACGCCGACAACATTTCCCGCGACATCCAATGGCACGCCGCCCGCCGCCCCTTCAGAAGCCCCGCCGCTCCGAGGACCAGAGAGCCCGTGCAGACCGACGTGACGTAGCGCGCGCCCTGGGCCTGCCGGCGAAGAAAATCCAGAGTGTCCGTATCCGTCAGCAGGGCGTTCATGCCGGCGCCGCCCGGCACGCAGACGAGGTCCAGCTGAGGACAGTCGTCATAGTTCACATCCGGCAGAATCCGCATTCCGCCGCCGGACCGCACCGGGTCGAGGGATTTCGAGACCAGCAGCACCTCGGTGTCGGGAAAATTGCAAAAAACCTCATGCGGCCCGGTCATATCGAGTTGCATAATGTCGGGAAAAAGCAGCAAGCCAATTCGAAATGCCATGTCAGGACCATCGATTTCCATCCACCCGACAGGATGATTCCACGATTTAGAAAGCCTTGCAACCTGCCGACTCCCAAGGCTTTGCAACGCTCCGGCAAATACGATCGGTTCGCGGATTCTCCCGGCCGCGGCGCGTCGACGGAACGTCTCCGACGAGCCTGAGT
Coding sequences within:
- a CDS encoding DJ-1/PfpI family protein; translated protein: MRTHLSPDSGSSETFRRRAAAGRIREPIVFAGALQSLGSRQVARLSKSWNHPVGWMEIDGPDMAFRIGLLLFPDIMQLDMTGPHEVFCNFPDTEVLLVSKSLDPVRSGGGMRILPDVNYDDCPQLDLVCVPGGAGMNALLTDTDTLDFLRRQAQGARYVTSVCTGSLVLGAAGLLKGRRAACHWMSREMLSAFGSIPDPSRVVIDGNIISGGGVTAGIDFALTVAGELFGPDVAKKIQLAIEYNPQPPFDAGSPEAAGADIEAAARSAASERQAQREAAVRAAVQAA